ATATATTTAGATTCAAAATGAGTATTTGATACAAATAAATAAAAACGATGGAGGCAAAAATGAACAAAGATTATGATTGGAGAGTAGGAAAAAAGCCACTCGATAAACCTGAAGATGCTGAACCGATCCAGCCGGTAGACCCACCGGCAAAATGGGATCAGGAAGCCGATATAGTAGTAGTCGGATCTGGAGGAGGAGGCCTTGCAGGCTCTCTAAAAGCCAACTCGGAGGGATACTCCGTGATTCTTTTGGAGAAATTGAAATTTACCGGCGGGACATCCCAATACGCCGGCGCCTTTTACGCTTACAACAGCAGAATACAGAAAAAAGAAGGGATAGAATGGGATGTAAATGAAGTTGCCATGGGAAGCCTTTTTGAGACGGGTTACACAGGCAACATCCATTTGTTTCGTAACATGATACAAAAGAGTGGTGAAGTCGTAGATTGGATAGAAGATCAGGGTTTTAAATGGGAGAACGAGAGAGCAGGATATCCCGCAGTCACCTCCAAAGGCGGCCACGAGAGATTATGTTATATTCCGATGACAGACCTTATGAACTTTCTGACCGAAAAGTGCAAGGAAAAGGGCGTGAAATTTCACACCAACACTCAGGTAGCCGCATTGGTGAGAGATAATGGCAGAATTGTGGGGGTGAAAGCTACCAATCCGGAGGGAACCACCATCTTCATAAAAGCAAAAAAAGCCGTACTTATGTCGGCCGGCGGTATGCAGCACAATCGAAGTTTGCTTAAGCAATATGCACCCTCAGTCTATAAAGGTGTCGGCAGTGTATCGATGTCTCTGCCGTCAAATACCGGAGAATGTTTCAGGATGGGGCTTGGAGCAGGAGCTGATGTGGCGGGATTTGACTCATGTACCTGCTTTGAGGGGGGGATAGACCTCATGGAAAAAGGCGGCCCGTGGTTTAGATATTTATACTCCGGAGATGTTCAGTTATCGAGGGCCCCGTGGCTGCACCTAAACAAAGCGTGCGAAAGATTTATGATGATGGACAACAACTTAGGCCAATACATGTTAAGGCCGCCCGCCATGGGTGCGCAACCCGGGGGAAGGGCCTATGTGATTTTCGATAACAAGTACGAAGAAAATATTTGGAAGATCCAGGATGATGTCCCATTGGGGCTGTCATGCAAACGCCCCATCACGTCGGATATCCCTGGCTTGAATACAGTTACCAGAAATAATCTGCTTTGCCCGGATGATTGGCGGGAAGCTGTGAAAGAATCAATCGATTTGGGAGCAATAAGAGTAGCCGATACATTGGAGGAGTTAGCAGAAAAGTTAGGCCTGGATAAGTTTTTATTTAAAGAAGCCGTAGACAAATGGAATAAATATTGTGATGCCGGTGAAGATCCGGAATTTGATACACCTCCCCGGTATCTGATACCGATAAAGCACGCTCCCTTCTATGGGCTTAAAGCAGGCGGCAGTATGGGACCGGTCGGCTGTGGCTTAAGGACTAATCGTCACATGCAAGTATTGGATATGGATTCAAAGCCTATACCCGGGCTATACGCCGGATTTTTCACGGCCGGTGGAAGTATCGGACAGAGTAGAATGCCGATGGGTTTTGGTCTTCTCGGGGGTTGCAGCATGTCGACTACCTCCGGTTATACTGCCGTCGAACATGCTGTATCACAAAAGTAATATCGGAAGGAAAAACGATTATGAAGCTTGTAGATGGAAACGGCGGAACAATAATGCAAATAAAAACGTTGAAACGTGATGGCGAACGACTCGTCGTCCGGGGCATGGCGATGGGCGGCATGCCCATGACGGCCTTTGTGAGACCCGAGGCGTTGTGGGGCATATTCGATCTTCTCTCCTGGAATGTTGTCTGGTACATGCCCGTCATCCTTTGGAGAGGGCTGTGGCGGAGTCGAAGTCTTAAAAAAAAGAAATAGCCGACGGCATGTTCTGCTTTGCCTCGTATTGCATCAGCGCCGTCCCGTTTGCTCGATTGATAAAGGTTTGGCTTTTTTACATGGAAGACTTTGCAAGTGATTATGGAAGATCTTTATATCGATTTTAAAAAGGTGATTAAGTAAGAAGAAATAAGATCTTTTATAAAAAGGAACAAGTTTGGGATGGAAGGGCAATTTAACTATTTATTCACTCCGATAAAAATCGGAAACATGATCGTAAGAAATAGGATATATTTTGGCCCACATGGGAACATGCTGACAACAAACTATATCATAGACGATCGGTATGTGGAGTATCATAAGGCAAGAGCCAGAGGCGGCACCGGTTTACAGATTGCTGGAATGATGTCAGTAATGAAAAACAGCAGAGATCTGGCGGGCATTCAGGAGGTTTATGATGAGAAGGCCGTTCCTATGCTGAGAAAACTCGGTGAGGCTGTACATAGTGAGGGAGGGCGGATGCTTGTGCAATTAGTTCATGCGGGCAGAGAATCGGATATTGAGCTTAGCCGCCTCCCTACATGGGCTCCCTCCGCAATTCCTTCAACCGTCATGTTTCGTTTTATTCCCAAAGCTATGGAGATTGAAGATATCAAAGAAACGGTTAAGGCCTTTGCTCGCTCGGCATTGTTTGTCAAAGAAGCCGGTTTAGATGGTGCAGAAATTCATGGGGCCTCCGGTTATTTACTGCATGAGTTTATGTCACCGGCAGTAAATCAAAGAACAGACGAATATGGCGGGAGCCTGAAAAATCGTATGCGCTTTCCCCTTGAGGTAATAGACGAGATTCGCAAGGCCGTTGGAAATGATTTTGTAGTAGGTTACCGGCTTCCCGGCGATGATTTTCTGCAAGATGGAAATACGATTGATGACTATAAAGAAATAGCAAAACAACTAGAAGAGACCAGGCAAATTGATTTTATTCATATCGGAGGCCCCTTCTATGAAGGAATTCAAGGTATCGGTTGTGGTATGCAAACGCCTTTGGGACTCTATGTCCCTTATGCTTTGTCGTTCAAAGAAGCCGTTGATCTTCCTATATTAAATGATTTCAGGATTAATGATCCCGTTCAGGCGGAAAACATTCTGGCCAATGGTCAGGGTGATATGGTGGGAATGGTTCGAGGCCTTATAGCTGATCCCGAGCTTCCCAATAAAGCCAGAGAGGGAAGATTGGAAGAGATTCGTTACTGTATTGCCTGCGATCAGGGCTGTCTCGGAAGAGCTTCAAAAGGGAAAGCAATTACCTGTACCCAGAATGCTGTTGTTGGTTTTGAGAAGGAAATAGGCACATTAGAGCCAGCTAAGTTCAAAAAGAAAGTGGTAGTGGTAGGGGGTGGACCAGCAGGGATGGAGACGGCCAGGGTAGCCAGGATGAGAGGTCATGAGGTAGTACTTTATGAAAATCATAAGGAGCTGGGTGGACAGGTTAACATTGCTGTCAAAGCACCTGCCAGGAAAGAATTCGGTGGCATAAAAAGGTATCTGGCCAAGCAGATGGAAATACTTGGGGTAAAGGTTAATTTGGGAATTGAGGCAACGCCGGAGCTTATCGAGAGTGAACAGCCGGATGCGGTGGTGATTGCGACCGGTACAGTCCCCTTCCTGCCTCCTATCCCGGGAATTGATCAGAATAATGTGGTTACGGTAGAGGATGTATTGCTGGAAAAAGTAAAAGTTGGGCAGAGTGTTGTTGTAGTAGACGGCGGAGACGGTCATTGGCAGTGCTGCGCAACGGCAGAATATCTACTTGACCAGAACAAGTATGTGGAAATCATTACACCATTGCTTTTTGTGGGTATGGAATTGGCCGCGACAAGCGATTTGCTCAGTTTCTATTTCAGGGTACGGCCCAAGGGCTGTATTTTCACTCCCAATACGGAGCTAATAGGAATATCGGGAAATACACTGACGGTTCTCGATATTTATTCCAATGCGGTAAGAAAGATTGAGGGAGTGAATACGGTGGTTCTTGCTACAGGAAGCAGATCGAATAATCGTCTCTACTATGCCCTGAAAGGTAAGGTAAAGGAGTTGCATGCAGCGGGTGATTGTGTATCACCGCGCTTAGCTCTGGATGCCATCTATGACGGCTATAATCTGGGAAGAAAATTATAGCGATATAAATAAAGAAAACTAAAATGCATAGATTAGATAACAATGTCATTTATTACCGGCGGTGCAGGTGACATCGGAACTGCAACATCGCTAAGATTGGAAAGTGAGGGTGCCAAATCGTGCTTGCTTATATAGAGACTGTAAAAGTTATCTAATACCGTTTTTAATGGAAGGGTTGAGCATCGATTCTGATAATGTACATAATTGTTTTGTTTATTTAAGGATTGAGAACGACTAGTTCGCGGATACCCTGCCCCGCTTTTAGTGGGTCAGAGTATCTAACATCATAAAATATAAATGCAACCAATGAGGAAATTAGCCATGAAAATGCCTATGCAATCTTCAGCAAGCAGTGAAATAAATACTAATGTTGTAGTAATAGGCGGAGGTCATAATGGCCTTGTGGCATCATGTTATCTGGCAAAAGCCGGACATAATGTAGTAGTAGTTGAGGCGCAAAAAAATGTCGGAGGCATGACTGCCTCCGGCCCTTTTATCAAGTCAGCGCCGAAGCATATCATTCACCCGTGCGCAGTAGATGCTATCTTTATTCGCACATCCAGCATAATTGAGGACCTGGATTTGAGGAAGCATGGATTCATCACCGTAGATCCCAATCCTTCATACGCCTATCTTTCACCCGAAGGAGAGTCCATAGCATTCTGGAGTGATCCTTCAAAAACAGCAGATGAAATAAGGCGATATTCTCCATCGGATGCCAGGGCTTATCTTGAATTTGCCAATACACTTGAAGCACTTCTTGGTGTCGCCCTTCCCATGATGCGCTCCGATCCCCGAAGACCATCCATCAGAGAAGTTTTTCGTTCACTTCGTTCATTAACATCCCATCGTAAACGGCTCGGCGAGATAGGAGCTCTTGCCCTGGGTACGGCTGATCAGGCTGTGTGCGAACGTTTCGACCATCCTTTTGTTATTGCGGCTCTTTTGGGACTTGCCGGAGGCGCTGGCCCAATAGATGCTGATGGCAGCGGGCTTGCCCATATTATAGTTGCTCTTTTGCACCGGGTAGGAGTCGGCCGCCCGGTCGGAGGTATGCAATCACTGGCGGAATCTCTTAAAAAAAGGTTGTACGAAGGTGGGGGTTCTGTCCTGACCGGAACACCTGTTGAAGAAATACTTGTTACCAAAGGGCATGCAGAAGGTGTCCGCCTTGCCGATGGGCGTATAATTAAAGCGGATTCCGTGCTGGCAGCCTGTGACCCGCGTACAGCACTGGGTAGCCTGTTGCCTGATGGCGCCATAGACAGACGAATGAAGGCACGCGTCGATCATATTCCTGCAAATGCCCGAGGTGCTGCACCAATGAAAATCGATCTTGCTCTTAAGGGCCGTGTTCAAATTTCCAAACATCAGAAGCTCAGAAAAGACGGTGTCGATCTCAGGGTGCCTGCATTAATTATCGGAACAGCAGAAGAAATACGATCTTCCTTTGCAAACTCCATGCGGGGTGAGCTTACACCCGGTCTTTATTACTGGGCAGCTGTTCCAACAGCATGCGATCCGAGTCAGGCACCTGACGGGCAGGATGTTTTATATCTGTATCCGCCTGCTGTTCCGGCATATCCTGCTGAAGGCTGGCAATCTTTACGGAAAAAAGCGGAAAATATAATAATGTCTGAAGCTATGCTTTACTTTGACAACCTCGATTCACTTGAGATAGGGCGATGGGTTGAAACACCTAAAGATCTTTGTGAGCGGACAGGTGCTGTTAACGGATGTGTAACCCATGTTGATTTTGCTCTTCTTCGGTCGGGTCCATTAAGGCCGGCCTGGGGATTAGGCGGGTATGTAACTCCTGTGAAAGGACTTTTTTTAGGAGCTGCCGGTTCCCATCCGGGTGGAGCTGTTTCCGGTTTACCAGGTAAACTTGCCTCAGCGAGAGTCATCCGATACCTTGCCCGGTGTAGCCGTTAAGGTAAAATTTCAAAGACCTATGCCAACACTTTTATTCCTTATCTTTGACCGTTAACAAATGGAGGAGGGTAAAACTATGTTTAAAAAGATTCTTGTTTCGAGCTTCCTTTTACTTCTAATTGTAATTTTTACGAAGTCAGTTTTTGCGGAAACGGAAAGGCCAAATGCTCTTAACAAGCAATCCGGCAAAACGATTGGTACAGTGGGTGATGTTAGCACCAGACAAGCGTCTCCTAAGTTTGACAATCCATCTTATATCTGGATTCAGGAAATTATAGTACCTATTATTTCCCTTATCATGCTTGCTTTTTTCATCACGCAGTCAGTTCGTGGCGGAGCTTTTACTTTCGGAGCGCTTTTATATATTTCCGCCACAACCATGTTCTGGCAGGAATGGTATGCGGATTGGGGTGCATATCTGCTCTTTAACCCTGCATTTTCTCTAATGCCTTGGGGCTCAACCCTTTGGACTGCACCGAACAAACCATGGGCGATCATACTGTCTTACGGCCCTTTTTTTGCTACTATATATCTGTTGATGCTTGCTCTGATCAATAAGTTTCACAAAAAATATCCAAACTTAGGAAAAAACCGCTGGATACTTGTTGTTGTGATACCAAGCTTTTATCTTTTTGATCTGCTTGTGGAAGGCTTTGCCGCAAGTCAAGGTTGGTGGTCCTACACGGATTACATAGGCCCTGCAATTGCAACGGATAGAGGCAACTTTCCTGTCGTGTATCCAATAGCACTTTTTGTTCTTTACGGGGTTATTACCACCTGGATATTGGGCATGCGCGGTCCGGATGAACGGGTCAGGTTCGAATCATGGTTTGGAGTTGATCATATTCAGGCAGGATTTGGGCGGGAACTGGCGCGTCTGGGAGTTTGGATATTAGTCATGAATGGGCTTTTCCTGTTGTTTAGCACCGGTCCGTTCGTTGCCGTACGTGCGCTGTTCGGACATGCAAGCACGCTTGTACCTTGACAATATCATAGGGAAGTCGAAATGAAAGAAAATATAAAGGAAAAGAACTCAGGATTATCCCGCAGAGAGTTTTTAAAGAATGCCGAAGTGGTGGTTGGCGGCGCAGTTTTAGGATCTGCGGCTTTTTTGAATTCAAGCACTGCCGGTAAGGCGATAGCGGGCACAGTTACATCTTCATCCGGAGATTGCCAACCCGTGGAGCCGGATGATGTCAAACCTATTCCTCCGATAGATCCACCTGCGATATGGGATAAACAGGCGGATATTGTTGTTGTTGGATTAGGGGGTGGTGTTATTGGTGCAGCAAAAGCTGCTCAGATGGGAAGCTCTGTTATTGCTTTAGAGAAAATGTCGGTTGTAGGCGGAACCACATGGCATGCTGGAGCCTTGTTTGCTTTTGGGGCTAAAAAGGTGCCGCCTATACCCGGCTTCCCACCTTTTGACCTGGAAAAAACTGTGCGTATGGCAGTGGAAAAATCGAATTATACTGTTAATGAAGCCTTGACTCGTGCAACTGTAATTAAATGCGGTGAAATGGTTGATTGGCTGGCTGATATAGGTGTGGAATGGATTATAAATCCGTTTGGTCCCATCTACTCACCTGCATTCAAAGGTGATGACAGAAACATAGGACACGCAGCAATGAGAGGAGCTTTAAATCCCGCTTATGCACTTATGCAAAAAAAAGGCGGGGATACACTGCTAAATACCAAAGTTGTTGCTTTGGTTATGGAAAAAGGCAGGGTAGTAGGTGTTAAAGCAGAAAAAATGCTGGAAGGAACTACCATATTTATAAAAGCTAATAAAGCTGTGATCCTTTCTGCAGGAGGTTTTTCGCACAATAAAAATATGCTTAAAAAATATGTTCCAACTGCCTATAATGGAGTCGGCAGCGTATCGATGGCTCTGCCTTCCAATACAGGAGAATGTATCAGAATGGGACAGGGTGCAGGTGCGGATTTGGCAGGTTATGATACCTTCACAGGTTTTGACGGAGGAATAGATTTCTCAGAAGTAAATGGACCATGGTTCAGATATTTATATTCCGGTGATATCCAATTGGCAAGGGGTGCCTGGCTTCATTTGAACAAGGCATGTGAAAGATTCATGAACATAAGCAGCTCTCCGATGCAATTTTTTAAAAGACCGGCGGCAATAATGGCTCAGCCCGGTCATAGGGCATATATAATTTTCGATAGTAATTACGAAATCAATATATGGAAGCAAAATCCTGTAGGTTGTAAGATACCTATAACCCCCGATTTACCCCTTATGAAAGAATGGCATATACCAAGGCTTTTTAGTAGAGACTGGCGGGTAGGAG
This sequence is a window from Pseudomonadota bacterium. Protein-coding genes within it:
- a CDS encoding NAD(P)/FAD-dependent oxidoreductase: MKMPMQSSASSEINTNVVVIGGGHNGLVASCYLAKAGHNVVVVEAQKNVGGMTASGPFIKSAPKHIIHPCAVDAIFIRTSSIIEDLDLRKHGFITVDPNPSYAYLSPEGESIAFWSDPSKTADEIRRYSPSDARAYLEFANTLEALLGVALPMMRSDPRRPSIREVFRSLRSLTSHRKRLGEIGALALGTADQAVCERFDHPFVIAALLGLAGGAGPIDADGSGLAHIIVALLHRVGVGRPVGGMQSLAESLKKRLYEGGGSVLTGTPVEEILVTKGHAEGVRLADGRIIKADSVLAACDPRTALGSLLPDGAIDRRMKARVDHIPANARGAAPMKIDLALKGRVQISKHQKLRKDGVDLRVPALIIGTAEEIRSSFANSMRGELTPGLYYWAAVPTACDPSQAPDGQDVLYLYPPAVPAYPAEGWQSLRKKAENIIMSEAMLYFDNLDSLEIGRWVETPKDLCERTGAVNGCVTHVDFALLRSGPLRPAWGLGGYVTPVKGLFLGAAGSHPGGAVSGLPGKLASARVIRYLARCSR
- a CDS encoding FAD-dependent oxidoreductase codes for the protein MNKDYDWRVGKKPLDKPEDAEPIQPVDPPAKWDQEADIVVVGSGGGGLAGSLKANSEGYSVILLEKLKFTGGTSQYAGAFYAYNSRIQKKEGIEWDVNEVAMGSLFETGYTGNIHLFRNMIQKSGEVVDWIEDQGFKWENERAGYPAVTSKGGHERLCYIPMTDLMNFLTEKCKEKGVKFHTNTQVAALVRDNGRIVGVKATNPEGTTIFIKAKKAVLMSAGGMQHNRSLLKQYAPSVYKGVGSVSMSLPSNTGECFRMGLGAGADVAGFDSCTCFEGGIDLMEKGGPWFRYLYSGDVQLSRAPWLHLNKACERFMMMDNNLGQYMLRPPAMGAQPGGRAYVIFDNKYEENIWKIQDDVPLGLSCKRPITSDIPGLNTVTRNNLLCPDDWREAVKESIDLGAIRVADTLEELAEKLGLDKFLFKEAVDKWNKYCDAGEDPEFDTPPRYLIPIKHAPFYGLKAGGSMGPVGCGLRTNRHMQVLDMDSKPIPGLYAGFFTAGGSIGQSRMPMGFGLLGGCSMSTTSGYTAVEHAVSQK
- a CDS encoding FAD-binding protein, with protein sequence MKENIKEKNSGLSRREFLKNAEVVVGGAVLGSAAFLNSSTAGKAIAGTVTSSSGDCQPVEPDDVKPIPPIDPPAIWDKQADIVVVGLGGGVIGAAKAAQMGSSVIALEKMSVVGGTTWHAGALFAFGAKKVPPIPGFPPFDLEKTVRMAVEKSNYTVNEALTRATVIKCGEMVDWLADIGVEWIINPFGPIYSPAFKGDDRNIGHAAMRGALNPAYALMQKKGGDTLLNTKVVALVMEKGRVVGVKAEKMLEGTTIFIKANKAVILSAGGFSHNKNMLKKYVPTAYNGVGSVSMALPSNTGECIRMGQGAGADLAGYDTFTGFDGGIDFSEVNGPWFRYLYSGDIQLARGAWLHLNKACERFMNISSSPMQFFKRPAAIMAQPGHRAYIIFDSNYEINIWKQNPVGCKIPITPDLPLMKEWHIPRLFSRDWRVGVNESIAMGAIKSSNTYEGLAAKLGLNSERFKTAVNKWNGYCKAGTDPEFGEDPQSLIPLQDPPFYGIKIGCSMGSTSCGLRVNHNMQVLDMNQNIIPGLYATYFTAGGGAGEVIFDHPVIWSAAGSMTTSYMACEHAAKQHG
- a CDS encoding spirocyclase AveC family protein, coding for MFKKILVSSFLLLLIVIFTKSVFAETERPNALNKQSGKTIGTVGDVSTRQASPKFDNPSYIWIQEIIVPIISLIMLAFFITQSVRGGAFTFGALLYISATTMFWQEWYADWGAYLLFNPAFSLMPWGSTLWTAPNKPWAIILSYGPFFATIYLLMLALINKFHKKYPNLGKNRWILVVVIPSFYLFDLLVEGFAASQGWWSYTDYIGPAIATDRGNFPVVYPIALFVLYGVITTWILGMRGPDERVRFESWFGVDHIQAGFGRELARLGVWILVMNGLFLLFSTGPFVAVRALFGHASTLVP
- a CDS encoding FAD-dependent oxidoreductase, with product MEGQFNYLFTPIKIGNMIVRNRIYFGPHGNMLTTNYIIDDRYVEYHKARARGGTGLQIAGMMSVMKNSRDLAGIQEVYDEKAVPMLRKLGEAVHSEGGRMLVQLVHAGRESDIELSRLPTWAPSAIPSTVMFRFIPKAMEIEDIKETVKAFARSALFVKEAGLDGAEIHGASGYLLHEFMSPAVNQRTDEYGGSLKNRMRFPLEVIDEIRKAVGNDFVVGYRLPGDDFLQDGNTIDDYKEIAKQLEETRQIDFIHIGGPFYEGIQGIGCGMQTPLGLYVPYALSFKEAVDLPILNDFRINDPVQAENILANGQGDMVGMVRGLIADPELPNKAREGRLEEIRYCIACDQGCLGRASKGKAITCTQNAVVGFEKEIGTLEPAKFKKKVVVVGGGPAGMETARVARMRGHEVVLYENHKELGGQVNIAVKAPARKEFGGIKRYLAKQMEILGVKVNLGIEATPELIESEQPDAVVIATGTVPFLPPIPGIDQNNVVTVEDVLLEKVKVGQSVVVVDGGDGHWQCCATAEYLLDQNKYVEIITPLLFVGMELAATSDLLSFYFRVRPKGCIFTPNTELIGISGNTLTVLDIYSNAVRKIEGVNTVVLATGSRSNNRLYYALKGKVKELHAAGDCVSPRLALDAIYDGYNLGRKL